In the Ensifer adhaerens genome, one interval contains:
- the tnpA gene encoding IS66-like element accessory protein TnpA has protein sequence MARMEIISGVERRRRWSKEAKLEILAEADRPGVRIGDVARRHDIYPAQIRLWRQTLSHFEASTSFLPVQLVDEVGLGQPPVASPTPVFIEISLRNGRGLKVPADIERKTLASLIACVEAA, from the coding sequence ATGGCTCGCATGGAGATCATTTCCGGCGTTGAGCGTAGGCGGCGATGGTCGAAAGAAGCTAAGCTGGAGATATTGGCAGAAGCCGACCGGCCTGGCGTCCGCATTGGTGATGTAGCTCGTCGCCATGACATCTATCCGGCTCAGATCCGTTTATGGCGGCAGACACTTAGCCACTTCGAGGCGTCAACCTCGTTTCTTCCGGTACAGCTCGTCGACGAAGTAGGCCTCGGGCAGCCGCCTGTAGCTTCGCCGACGCCAGTGTTTATCGAGATCTCGCTCCGAAACGGGCGGGGTTTGAAAGTTCCAGCAGACATCGAGCGAAAGACGCTGGCATCGTTGATCGCCTGTGTGGAGGCAGCATGA
- the tnpB gene encoding IS66 family insertion sequence element accessory protein TnpB (TnpB, as the term is used for proteins encoded by IS66 family insertion elements, is considered an accessory protein, since TnpC, encoded by a neighboring gene, is a DDE family transposase.) produces MIGPSGNVRVYLACGVTDMRRGIDGLSALAETVIKEAPGSGAIFGFRGKRADRIKLLWWDGQGFCLFYKVLERGYFPWPTAKDGVAHLTQAQLSMLIEGIDWRRPAWTSAPGRTG; encoded by the coding sequence ATGATCGGGCCATCGGGGAATGTGCGGGTCTATTTGGCCTGTGGGGTGACCGACATGCGTCGTGGGATTGATGGTCTCTCGGCGCTGGCCGAGACCGTCATAAAGGAAGCGCCAGGGTCCGGCGCCATCTTCGGGTTCCGCGGCAAGCGCGCGGATCGGATCAAGCTTTTATGGTGGGATGGCCAGGGGTTCTGCCTATTCTACAAGGTTCTGGAGCGCGGATATTTTCCTTGGCCGACGGCGAAGGATGGCGTGGCGCACCTGACACAGGCCCAACTTTCCATGCTTATCGAGGGGATCGACTGGCGTCGACCGGCGTGGACTTCCGCTCCCGGCCGAACGGGGTAA
- the tnpC gene encoding IS66 family transposase, with product MKTTPLDSQDELAALRVLVAEQAAKLSEQEAEVGKRDSIISLLRAQLELLRHRQHGPSSEKIDRKIEQFELMLEEIEASRAEAEMRSGKAPLPELDDAPGKPKRRPLPDGLATEELVYAAPCRCPTCGGRSFLKAADKVVQVMEHVPASVKIVRHVEKRMICKDCDTTVSGEMPTLPIERGKPGPGLLAHIMVAKFDDHIPLYRLSEMYDRLGIDISRSVMADWMGRVSVLLSPLILLIRAHIAAVDRIHTDDTPVDVLDPGRGKTKTGRVWVYVFDGSGYQDPTPRATAYYYSPDRKGAHPADHLADFSGVMHADGYGGYKKLYGNQIIEAACMAHVRRKFHDVIKLKPSPIAGEALTHIGALYDIEDRIHGIPADERRALRQEHARPILRDLKVWIEDTLPTLPQKQKLAEAMRYALSRWDALSVYIDDGRVEIDNNIAERAMRPLGIGRKNWLFAGSDKGGERIANILTIIETAKLHGHNPEIYLTDVLTRIKDYPIDRLEDLLPWNMLPAGSALQKAV from the coding sequence ATGAAAACAACGCCGCTGGACAGTCAGGACGAGCTTGCTGCTTTGCGGGTGCTCGTCGCTGAACAGGCGGCGAAACTCAGCGAGCAAGAAGCGGAGGTCGGCAAACGCGACTCCATTATCAGCCTTCTGCGCGCGCAACTGGAACTGCTCCGCCATCGGCAGCATGGCCCTTCTTCGGAAAAGATCGATCGGAAGATCGAGCAATTTGAGCTGATGTTGGAGGAGATCGAGGCCTCTCGCGCGGAGGCCGAGATGCGCTCCGGGAAAGCCCCCTTGCCGGAGTTGGATGACGCACCTGGTAAGCCGAAGCGCAGACCTCTGCCGGATGGCCTGGCAACCGAAGAGCTGGTCTATGCGGCCCCCTGCCGTTGCCCGACCTGTGGTGGCAGGTCTTTCCTGAAGGCGGCGGACAAGGTGGTCCAGGTGATGGAGCACGTACCGGCGTCAGTGAAGATTGTCCGCCACGTCGAAAAGCGCATGATCTGCAAGGACTGCGATACGACGGTATCCGGCGAAATGCCGACCTTGCCGATCGAGCGAGGCAAACCCGGACCGGGCTTGCTCGCCCATATCATGGTCGCCAAATTCGACGACCACATTCCGCTCTATCGTCTATCCGAGATGTACGACCGGCTGGGGATAGACATCTCCCGGTCCGTGATGGCGGACTGGATGGGCCGTGTGTCCGTTCTGCTTTCGCCCCTCATTTTGCTGATCAGAGCCCATATCGCCGCGGTCGATCGAATACATACGGACGATACCCCGGTTGATGTTCTCGATCCTGGGCGAGGAAAGACAAAAACCGGTAGGGTCTGGGTCTATGTCTTCGATGGCAGTGGCTATCAAGATCCAACTCCCAGAGCCACTGCTTATTATTATAGCCCCGACCGCAAGGGCGCACATCCCGCAGACCACCTCGCTGACTTCAGCGGCGTGATGCATGCGGATGGCTATGGTGGCTATAAGAAGCTTTACGGCAATCAGATCATCGAGGCCGCGTGCATGGCGCATGTGCGCCGCAAGTTCCATGACGTGATCAAACTCAAGCCATCACCGATCGCCGGGGAGGCGCTGACGCACATCGGCGCGCTCTACGATATCGAGGATCGTATCCACGGCATTCCGGCTGATGAGCGACGCGCACTGCGCCAGGAACATGCCAGGCCCATCCTGAGGGACTTGAAGGTGTGGATCGAGGATACGCTTCCGACGTTGCCGCAGAAACAGAAGCTGGCGGAAGCGATGCGATACGCACTCTCGCGATGGGACGCATTGAGCGTTTACATCGACGACGGCCGTGTCGAAATCGACAACAATATAGCCGAACGTGCGATGCGCCCCCTCGGGATTGGCCGTAAGAACTGGCTCTTCGCCGGCTCGGACAAGGGCGGAGAGCGCATCGCCAATATCCTGACCATCATCGAAACGGCCAAACTGCATGGCCACAATCCCGAAATCTACCTCACGGACGTCCTAACCCGGATCAAGGATTACCCAATAGACAGGCTGGAAGATCTGTTGCCATGGAATATGCTCCCAGCAGGTTCCGCACTGCAGAAGGCTGTATGA
- a CDS encoding BNR repeat-containing protein, producing the protein MLDLAKAKPIDRAKFTGIAQFQPSCFCRSGGISTYTFPVSKKMIQIPPLHRWALIGTVLMQLFSGMPANASTCQQGVPIVVGDGRSGIEIDNAWSGATVAFDAIARGKLIYFGYYDADRWLTVAQLDPLSGVVCRSRLPSRFAGWDSHNSVALAFDSDGRLQVAANMHVSPLVYGAAASSDSIGDISLSPMIGRDEDRTTYPNFMTSADGRLYFAYRSGMSGNGEWFVNVRDGQSWQRVLNTPIFASTGSGSPTNAYPSAFRVSRDGYFHLAVVWRRAPDLATNYAITYARTRDFVHWTDHNGKPIAPPLDPGNSDMIEATGENEGLLNSARVNVTVAGKPIVTYSRYGEDGKNIVVLASPSGGLWRRSIIATAGRQTVAAGGGTVPSMPSFGDLNVSGSAVGSIDIAFPGEPRKRVFFDIKTLKVVDAPKVQAKSVGSHPPNVSPPPGLANARKNSRGIRVEGKAGGAAGSMIYFSQGINRDQARKCTSSQPNACNPPPSPIIFVP; encoded by the coding sequence ATGCTCGACCTAGCAAAGGCAAAACCAATCGATCGCGCAAAATTTACAGGAATCGCCCAGTTCCAGCCATCTTGTTTCTGTCGAAGTGGTGGCATTTCAACGTATACGTTCCCGGTTTCAAAAAAGATGATCCAAATACCGCCGTTACACCGTTGGGCCCTCATTGGAACCGTGCTAATGCAGCTTTTCAGCGGCATGCCTGCGAATGCATCTACATGCCAACAAGGTGTTCCCATCGTGGTCGGTGACGGGCGGAGTGGGATCGAGATCGATAATGCTTGGTCGGGGGCTACCGTGGCATTTGACGCTATCGCTCGTGGCAAGTTGATTTACTTTGGCTACTACGATGCCGACAGGTGGCTGACTGTTGCACAACTCGACCCTCTCTCGGGTGTGGTCTGCCGCTCCCGGCTTCCCTCTCGATTTGCGGGGTGGGACAGCCACAATAGCGTGGCCCTTGCTTTTGACAGCGACGGGCGGCTTCAAGTTGCTGCCAACATGCACGTTAGCCCACTCGTCTATGGTGCAGCAGCTAGTTCCGACAGCATCGGCGATATCTCGTTATCTCCAATGATCGGGCGCGACGAGGACCGGACCACGTATCCGAATTTTATGACTAGTGCGGACGGTAGACTCTACTTCGCGTACAGAAGCGGCATGAGTGGAAACGGCGAGTGGTTTGTTAATGTGCGGGACGGCCAAAGCTGGCAACGGGTGTTGAACACTCCAATCTTTGCGTCAACTGGGAGTGGCTCACCGACGAATGCATATCCATCGGCCTTTCGGGTGTCCCGAGACGGCTACTTTCATCTCGCTGTCGTTTGGCGACGTGCCCCTGACTTGGCGACCAATTATGCGATTACCTATGCTCGCACGCGTGATTTTGTGCACTGGACAGACCATAACGGGAAGCCAATCGCTCCACCATTGGATCCTGGCAACAGCGACATGATCGAAGCGACCGGCGAGAACGAAGGCCTCCTTAATTCAGCGCGAGTGAACGTAACAGTTGCTGGCAAGCCTATTGTGACCTACTCACGTTATGGCGAGGATGGAAAAAACATCGTTGTGCTTGCTTCTCCTTCAGGCGGATTGTGGCGCCGGTCAATCATAGCGACCGCCGGACGACAGACAGTTGCTGCAGGCGGCGGAACAGTGCCAAGTATGCCCTCCTTCGGAGATTTGAATGTTAGTGGCAGTGCTGTTGGCAGTATTGATATTGCCTTCCCCGGAGAACCACGGAAACGCGTCTTTTTCGACATTAAGACCCTCAAGGTTGTAGACGCACCGAAGGTACAAGCGAAATCCGTTGGATCCCATCCTCCTAATGTTTCTCCGCCACCCGGTCTTGCCAACGCCCGCAAGAATAGTCGCGGAATTAGAGTCGAAGGAAAGGCCGGGGGGGCTGCCGGTTCAATGATCTACTTCTCTCAAGGAATTAACCGCGATCAGGCCCGAAAGTGCACTTCGTCGCAGCCTAATGCTTGCAACCCCCCACCGTCACCAATCATATTCGTGCCGTAG
- a CDS encoding class I SAM-dependent methyltransferase yields MQKLLGTALKHQKLGDEAWFGRIKGSGRAPAFGLPDVDIQKRTVGKYGDEALRDAWMFWRFVCRMAERHSNVIGRKSTILEFGVSWGRILRFFLRDTDAYCLAGVDETASLLAEARRVLPGDCDLRLRHSLPPLPYCENSFDIIYAFSGFSHLPRSIADAWAFEFRRILKPGGLVCLTTRPKRHLRTEEWKILTGGKVEDYEKQYDLGEFVFIDGRNISTSRSTRKVESIIPPDYARKNWPFEFIGFEEKYSETYLQPCCVLRKSY; encoded by the coding sequence ATGCAAAAACTTCTGGGGACGGCGTTGAAACATCAGAAACTCGGTGACGAGGCTTGGTTCGGAAGAATCAAAGGAAGTGGGCGGGCGCCGGCATTCGGTCTCCCCGATGTCGATATACAAAAGAGGACCGTGGGCAAATACGGAGATGAAGCTCTACGTGATGCATGGATGTTTTGGCGGTTCGTGTGTCGCATGGCGGAACGCCATAGCAATGTGATTGGTCGAAAGTCCACCATCCTCGAATTTGGCGTTTCTTGGGGGCGCATACTGCGATTTTTTCTTCGAGATACAGATGCTTACTGTCTGGCTGGGGTCGACGAAACAGCTTCGCTGTTGGCCGAAGCAAGGCGTGTACTTCCCGGTGATTGCGACCTCCGACTTCGACATTCACTCCCCCCTCTTCCGTACTGCGAAAACAGCTTCGACATCATCTACGCGTTTTCGGGTTTTTCCCATCTTCCCAGAAGTATTGCCGATGCATGGGCGTTTGAATTCCGTCGAATTCTCAAGCCGGGAGGGCTTGTTTGTCTGACAACGAGACCAAAGCGTCATTTGCGAACCGAAGAGTGGAAGATCTTAACGGGAGGCAAAGTTGAGGATTATGAGAAGCAATACGATTTGGGTGAGTTTGTCTTCATTGATGGTCGAAACATAAGTACGTCGCGTTCTACGCGCAAAGTTGAATCAATAATTCCGCCAGATTACGCTAGAAAAAACTGGCCATTTGAATTTATAGGATTCGAGGAAAAGTATAGCGAGACCTATCTGCAACCTTGTTGTGTCCTACGAAAGTCATACTAA